The window TTTACGCTGTTCATCAGCGGTGTTCTGGTAAACAACATCATTCTGGCGCGCTTCATCGGTATGTGCCCGTTCATGGGAGTTTCGACGAAGCTGTCCTCTGCCATCGGCATGGGACTTGCCGTTATCTTCGTTATCTTCGGTGCTTCGGTACTTTCGTGGCTTCTGTACTACTATGTCCTGGTACCGCTGGACATTACGTATATGAAGTTGATCTGCTTCATTCTTCTGATTGCGTCGTTCGTTCAGTTTGTTGAGATGTTCATCAAGAAGCAGAGCCCGTCGCTGTATAAGTCGCTCGGCATTTATCTGCCGCTGATTACGACGAACTGCGCGGTTCTGTATGTGGCTCTCGATAACATTTCGCAGGAATACAATCTGATTCAGACGATGGTGAATTCGATTGCGGTTCCGCTGGGATTCATGCTTGTGCTGGTTCTGTTCGCGACCATCCGTGAACGTCTGGCCGGCAATGATATTCCGCGTGCATTCAAGGGCAATCCGATTGCCTTCGTTGTGGCGGCGATTCTGGCGGTAGCGTTCTCGGCTTTCGCAGGCATTGCGTAATGAGCGGACTTTATGCTTTATTGATCGGAGCTGTGCTGGCTGGTCTGGCAGGGTTTCTGACAGTGAAGAATCATCGTACGCCGGTGCCGGAGGGCTGTGAGAATCTGAAGCCTGACTGCAAGGGGTGCGGTATTGCGGATTGCGCTGTGCGTCAGTCCGATGCGAAGAAGGAAAACAAAGGAGAAACAGTATGCTGAAAGCGGCATTGATGATGCTGGTACTTGGCGGTGTGTGCGGCCTGATCCTTGGCTTTGCGTCCG of the Galactobacillus timonensis genome contains:
- a CDS encoding electron transport complex protein RnfA; amino-acid sequence: MTAASLFTLFISGVLVNNIILARFIGMCPFMGVSTKLSSAIGMGLAVIFVIFGASVLSWLLYYYVLVPLDITYMKLICFILLIASFVQFVEMFIKKQSPSLYKSLGIYLPLITTNCAVLYVALDNISQEYNLIQTMVNSIAVPLGFMLVLVLFATIRERLAGNDIPRAFKGNPIAFVVAAILAVAFSAFAGIA